A stretch of the Desulfobacter sp. genome encodes the following:
- a CDS encoding PhzF family phenazine biosynthesis protein — MKLRMFQIDAFTQTRFRGNPAAVCPLDKWLPDSVLQSIAMENNLSETAFYVENSHNTYDLRWFTPEVEVDLCGHATLATAFVLAREFCLPGPFVFHTRSGPLTVTCNADAFVMDFPCQPPIPCDLPDALVEGLDVEIKEVLRAEDYLVVLETEAQVRSLVPNHEKFADLDLRGIIVTAPGDKTDFISRWFGIGVGVAEDPVTGSAHTTLTPYWAERLGKTCLTAKQVSARSGYLDCELGTGAFTGRVIIRGRAVKYMDGWIYLDDSLRV, encoded by the coding sequence ATGAAGCTTAGGATGTTTCAGATAGATGCCTTTACCCAGACCCGGTTCAGGGGGAACCCGGCTGCTGTCTGTCCCCTGGACAAATGGCTGCCAGATTCTGTTCTTCAGTCCATTGCCATGGAAAACAATTTGTCTGAAACCGCCTTTTATGTTGAAAATTCTCACAATACCTATGATCTGCGCTGGTTTACCCCTGAAGTTGAGGTGGATCTCTGCGGCCATGCCACCCTGGCCACCGCATTTGTTCTGGCAAGAGAGTTTTGTCTTCCCGGTCCCTTTGTTTTTCACACCCGGTCAGGTCCGTTGACCGTGACCTGTAATGCCGATGCCTTTGTCATGGATTTTCCCTGCCAGCCCCCCATTCCCTGCGACCTGCCAGATGCACTCGTGGAGGGCCTGGACGTTGAAATTAAAGAGGTTCTCCGGGCCGAAGATTATCTGGTGGTTCTGGAAACCGAAGCTCAGGTCAGATCCCTTGTCCCCAATCATGAAAAATTTGCAGACCTTGACCTTCGGGGGATTATTGTAACCGCGCCCGGAGACAAGACTGATTTTATTTCCAGATGGTTTGGAATCGGCGTGGGCGTGGCTGAAGATCCGGTAACAGGCTCTGCCCATACCACCCTAACCCCATATTGGGCAGAGCGCCTCGGCAAAACCTGTTTGACTGCCAAACAGGTTTCAGCCCGGTCCGGATACCTGGACTGCGAGCTGGGAACCGGTGCTTTTACGGGCCGGGTGATTATCCGGGGCCGGGCCGTAAAGTATATGGATGGCTGGATCTATCTGGACGATTCGCTTAGGGTTTGA
- a CDS encoding TetR/AcrR family transcriptional regulator: protein MEKKDTLSRLKIQERKMRQQIIVDAAREVFGQTTYDKASMAEIARTAGIAKSSIYTYFNSQEELYARIAYMDACEFISDLQDQIDHRPDDPLGASIDYFLEYYIAHIAQWRMITHFALHGNKDMGAVEQLNEIGRRLMDVFEKVFKALGSKERSRILAHTLFACLSGILIAFRNYPGRSEKERISHMKRIGEMVGTMTLALIDENKKKGRSDEA, encoded by the coding sequence ATGGAGAAAAAAGATACATTAAGCCGTCTTAAGATTCAGGAACGGAAGATGAGGCAGCAGATCATTGTTGACGCGGCCCGGGAGGTTTTCGGCCAGACAACCTATGACAAGGCAAGTATGGCCGAAATTGCCAGAACCGCAGGCATTGCAAAGTCTTCCATTTATACCTATTTCAATTCCCAGGAAGAACTCTATGCCAGGATTGCCTACATGGATGCCTGCGAATTTATAAGCGATCTTCAAGATCAGATAGACCATCGGCCTGACGATCCTCTGGGTGCCAGCATTGATTATTTTCTTGAGTATTATATTGCCCATATTGCCCAATGGCGGATGATCACCCATTTTGCCCTCCACGGCAACAAAGACATGGGGGCGGTGGAGCAGCTCAATGAAATCGGAAGACGGCTTATGGACGTATTTGAAAAGGTGTTCAAGGCCCTGGGCAGCAAAGAGCGGTCTCGCATCTTGGCCCATACCCTCTTTGCCTGTCTTTCAGGCATCCTTATTGCCTTTAGAAATTATCCGGGCCGCAGTGAAAAAGAGCGTATCTCTCATATGAAACGGATTGGCGAGATGGTGGGAACCATGACCCTGGCCCTGATAGACGAAAACAAAAAAAAAGGCAGGTCAGATGAAGCTTAG